Proteins encoded by one window of Candidatus Mesenet endosymbiont of Phosphuga atrata:
- a CDS encoding ABC transporter ATP-binding protein: MLELRNISYYYNKDGFALNNINIKINRGSVACLLGPSGCGKSTILKLIAGIERPKSGFIAVNNKAVVNDHVFLPIEKRNIGLIFQHPTLFPHKTVIENITFAIKKCNKEEKYKIALEILDLVNMTSYKDLYPHMLSGGQQQLITIARTIAQKPEVVLLDEPFSNMDVILKRKIRKYMLSLFKERNIAALLVTHDPEEALEIADTIYIIRDGSVIQHGTPHDIYYNPKDYELAKFFGELNHFHAVAKKNYVESPFGKIPINSQNNNDKVIVCIRPEAILLQNNGGIQAIVDSVKFFNKMVYIKIKSYLCFMRFPIALLPNKGDIISIALDLDQVLVFKA, from the coding sequence ATGTTAGAGTTAAGGAATATTTCTTATTATTATAATAAGGATGGTTTTGCTTTAAACAATATTAATATCAAGATAAATAGAGGCTCAGTTGCATGTTTACTTGGCCCATCAGGGTGCGGTAAGTCTACAATACTAAAATTAATAGCTGGGATAGAGAGGCCAAAATCTGGCTTCATTGCTGTAAATAATAAAGCAGTAGTAAATGATCATGTTTTTCTTCCTATTGAAAAACGTAATATTGGGCTTATTTTTCAACATCCTACATTATTTCCCCACAAGACAGTGATTGAAAATATAACTTTTGCTATCAAGAAGTGTAATAAAGAAGAGAAATACAAAATTGCTTTGGAAATCTTAGACTTGGTGAACATGACAAGCTATAAGGACTTATATCCTCATATGCTATCTGGTGGACAGCAGCAGTTAATTACGATAGCAAGAACGATTGCTCAAAAGCCTGAGGTAGTTTTGCTTGATGAACCATTCTCTAACATGGATGTAATATTAAAACGCAAAATAAGAAAATACATGCTATCTCTTTTCAAAGAGAGGAATATAGCTGCACTACTTGTTACTCACGATCCGGAAGAAGCATTAGAGATTGCAGATACTATATATATTATCCGTGATGGCAGCGTAATCCAACATGGCACTCCGCATGATATATATTACAATCCTAAAGATTACGAATTAGCAAAGTTTTTTGGTGAATTGAACCATTTCCACGCAGTCGCTAAAAAAAATTATGTGGAATCGCCATTTGGGAAAATACCAATTAATTCTCAAAATAACAATGATAAAGTTATTGTCTGCATTAGGCCTGAGGCAATTTTACTACAGAATAATGGTGGGATTCAAGCTATAGTTGATAGTGTTAAGTTTTTTAATAAGATGGTTTATATTAAAATAAAAAGTTATTTATGCTTCATGAGGTTTCCTATTGCATTGTTACCGAATAAAGGTGATATAATATCTATAGCACTTGATCTAGATCAAGTGCTTGTATTTAAAGCTTAA
- a CDS encoding twin-arginine translocase TatA/TatE family subunit translates to MSLGPWQLFLILMIILVLFGAGRLPQVMSDFGRGIRNLKQELKDSDKLSPAKDEPDR, encoded by the coding sequence ATGAGTTTAGGTCCATGGCAATTATTTTTAATTTTAATGATAATCTTAGTATTATTTGGTGCAGGGAGGTTACCGCAAGTCATGAGTGACTTTGGTCGTGGTATTCGTAACTTAAAACAAGAATTAAAAGATTCTGATAAGTTATCACCAGCAAAAGACGAACCAGATCGTTAG
- a CDS encoding succinate dehydrogenase iron-sulfur subunit, with product MVQLSLPKNSKVNKNGKVYPVPNAAKKVKRFKIYRWSPDDEENPRIDTFFIDIDDCGPMVLDALIKIKDEVDSTLTFRRSCREGICGSCAMNIDGTNTLACTKAISDIRGDVKIYPLPHMHVIKDLVPDLSHFYEQYKQIKPWLQAKEPKNQDKERLQSPKDREKLDGLYDCILCACCSTACPSYWWNSDKYLGPAILLQMYRWIVDSRDENKDERLDFLDDAFKLYRCHTIMNCTKTCPKSLNPGKAIAKIKQSMLNKV from the coding sequence ATGGTACAACTGTCGTTACCAAAAAATTCGAAAGTTAATAAAAACGGTAAAGTTTATCCAGTTCCAAATGCTGCAAAAAAAGTAAAACGCTTTAAAATTTATCGTTGGTCTCCTGATGATGAGGAAAATCCAAGAATAGATACTTTTTTTATCGATATTGATGATTGTGGTCCAATGGTCCTCGATGCCCTTATTAAAATTAAAGATGAGGTTGACTCAACTTTAACTTTTAGACGTTCTTGTCGTGAAGGAATATGTGGATCATGTGCAATGAATATTGATGGTACTAACACGCTTGCATGCACTAAAGCTATCTCTGATATCAGAGGTGACGTTAAGATATATCCATTGCCACATATGCATGTCATAAAAGACCTAGTTCCAGATTTGAGCCACTTCTATGAGCAATACAAGCAGATAAAACCATGGCTGCAAGCTAAAGAGCCCAAAAATCAAGATAAAGAGCGTTTGCAATCTCCAAAAGATAGAGAAAAATTAGATGGTTTATATGATTGTATATTATGTGCATGTTGTTCTACTGCATGCCCTAGCTATTGGTGGAATAGTGATAAATATCTAGGTCCAGCAATATTATTACAAATGTATAGGTGGATTGTCGACAGTCGTGATGAGAATAAAGATGAGCGTCTTGATTTTCTGGATGATGCCTTTAAATTATATCGCTGTCACACCATAATGAACTGTACTAAAACTTGTCCTAAGAGCTTGAATCCAGGCAAAGCAATAGCAAAGATAAAACAGTCAATGCTAAATAAGGTTTAG
- the dapA gene encoding 4-hydroxy-tetrahydrodipicolinate synthase: MQFRGVFTALVTPFSKDNSIDENAFCELVEWQISGGVHGLVPCGTTGESSTLTFEEYCEIVELCVKTVNKQVPIIAGVGSNNTAEVIKKVKYIESVGADAVLVVAPYYNKPTQDGLYSHFKTIHDNTHIPIILYNVPGRCAVDISDVTAGKIMELERIIGIKDATGDLNRPLNLKTLVKKEISLLSGEDSTALAFNIHGGCGCISVTANIAPKLCAKLQNLFFNKQFAEAVELNKKLFSLNQVLFCEANPIPVKYGLSLLKPNIFPNLRLPLTEASEDTKIKVKKVMQDLNII; this comes from the coding sequence ATGCAATTTCGTGGCGTATTTACAGCTCTTGTAACTCCATTTAGTAAAGACAATTCTATTGATGAAAATGCATTTTGCGAACTAGTTGAGTGGCAGATAAGCGGAGGAGTCCACGGGTTAGTGCCATGCGGTACTACTGGAGAAAGCTCTACCTTAACATTTGAAGAATATTGTGAAATAGTAGAGCTGTGCGTAAAAACTGTAAATAAGCAAGTACCCATAATAGCTGGTGTTGGGTCTAACAATACTGCCGAGGTTATAAAGAAGGTAAAATACATAGAATCAGTTGGAGCTGATGCTGTGCTTGTAGTGGCACCATATTATAATAAACCAACACAGGATGGCTTGTATAGCCATTTTAAGACAATACATGATAATACTCATATCCCAATCATACTTTATAATGTTCCTGGAAGATGTGCTGTTGATATTTCGGATGTAACTGCAGGAAAAATAATGGAACTTGAAAGAATTATAGGTATAAAAGATGCAACTGGTGATTTAAATCGTCCATTAAATCTAAAAACATTAGTGAAGAAAGAAATTTCTTTATTATCTGGGGAAGATTCAACTGCACTAGCGTTTAACATTCACGGCGGGTGTGGATGTATATCAGTAACTGCAAATATTGCACCAAAGTTATGTGCAAAATTACAAAACTTATTTTTTAACAAGCAATTTGCAGAAGCAGTGGAGCTTAATAAAAAATTGTTTTCTTTAAATCAAGTGTTATTTTGTGAAGCAAATCCAATACCTGTAAAATATGGGTTGAGCTTACTTAAACCTAATATCTTTCCGAATTTGCGCTTACCACTGACAGAAGCTAGTGAAGATACTAAAATTAAGGTGAAAAAAGTGATGCAAGACCTTAATATAATATAA
- a CDS encoding ABC transporter ATP-binding protein: protein MSCILKLSSIAKSFGEHVIIDNINLEVKSGEIIALIGKSGSGKTTVLQIAGLLDEPTSGSVLVNGTDCTKINNRQKTYLRRTFGFVYQFHHLLHEFSALENVMLLQMILGKNKGEAKKNAQSMLANFGLQDRELHMISELSGGERQRLAIARGLINFPQLVLADEPTGNLDPENSLKVFSLLHDYAKVKNIAVFMVTHNHILAQKADTIFALEKGVLTKLQ from the coding sequence ATGTCTTGCATATTAAAGTTATCATCTATCGCTAAAAGCTTTGGTGAGCATGTCATTATAGACAATATTAACCTAGAAGTTAAAAGTGGAGAAATTATTGCACTAATTGGTAAATCAGGTTCTGGTAAAACAACAGTTTTACAAATAGCAGGGCTACTTGATGAACCAACTTCTGGAAGCGTTTTGGTTAATGGCACTGATTGCACAAAAATAAATAATAGGCAAAAAACATATCTGCGTAGAACATTTGGCTTTGTTTATCAATTTCACCACCTTCTACATGAATTTTCAGCACTTGAAAATGTCATGCTTCTGCAAATGATATTGGGCAAAAATAAGGGTGAGGCAAAAAAAAATGCACAATCTATGTTAGCAAATTTTGGCCTGCAGGATAGAGAGTTACACATGATATCTGAGCTTTCAGGAGGAGAAAGGCAAAGGCTCGCAATAGCTAGAGGTCTTATCAATTTTCCTCAGCTTGTGCTTGCAGACGAGCCTACAGGTAACTTAGATCCAGAGAACTCACTTAAGGTATTCTCACTCTTGCATGACTATGCAAAAGTAAAAAATATTGCTGTATTTATGGTTACTCATAACCATATTCTTGCTCAAAAAGCAGATACGATTTTTGCCTTAGAGAAAGGAGTGTTAACCAAATTGCAATGA
- the folK gene encoding 2-amino-4-hydroxy-6-hydroxymethyldihydropteridine diphosphokinase, giving the protein MNNIVLALGANCGNEIRILKRVIDLLPLYSRITSFIYKSKALLPKNAPMSWESPFFNMAVIGYSDLELNQFFNVIKNLEIAMGRSNKARWSPRIIDIDILFWGSSKIESKILLIPHLQMHHRDFVLLPTCDICSRFIHPTLNKSIADIAANLKEINLIKI; this is encoded by the coding sequence TTGAATAATATAGTACTTGCACTAGGTGCGAATTGTGGTAATGAAATTAGGATTTTGAAGAGGGTAATAGATCTGCTACCACTCTATAGTAGAATTACTTCTTTCATCTATAAAAGCAAAGCATTATTACCTAAAAATGCACCTATGTCTTGGGAATCTCCATTTTTCAACATGGCAGTCATTGGATACTCTGATTTAGAGTTAAATCAGTTTTTCAATGTGATAAAAAATCTTGAAATAGCTATGGGACGATCGAACAAAGCACGCTGGTCGCCAAGAATAATTGATATCGACATTTTATTTTGGGGAAGCAGTAAAATAGAGTCTAAAATTCTCTTAATACCTCACTTACAAATGCATCATCGCGATTTCGTACTACTTCCAACGTGTGATATTTGCTCAAGATTTATCCATCCAACTTTAAATAAGAGTATCGCAGATATTGCAGCAAACCTTAAAGAAATTAATTTAATTAAGATCTAA